In the Quercus lobata isolate SW786 chromosome 5, ValleyOak3.0 Primary Assembly, whole genome shotgun sequence genome, one interval contains:
- the LOC115992996 gene encoding heavy metal-associated isoprenylated plant protein 28-like, translating into MSIIEMIVHMDCAGCESKIKKALNKLDGVDEVDIDMSLQKVTVMGWVDQEKVLKRVRKTGRRAELWPYPYNPQHQNFIQHNYQPQQQQYHHKSQSVNYYSIPSSSSYKNRKNGYDAQDYGHYQVVPYNYSTVVYDSQASAMFSDENPHACAIM; encoded by the exons ATGTCG ATAATAGAGATGATAGTTCACATGGACTGTGCTGGTTGTGAAAGCAAGATAAAGAAAGCTCTTAACAAACTAGATG GAGTTGATGAAGTTGATATAGACATGTCCTTGCAAAAGGTGACTGTCATGGGATGGGTAGATCAAGAGAAAGTTCTGAAGAGAGTGAGAAAAACGGGTCGGAGGGCTGAGCTGTGGCCATATCCTTATAACCCACAACATCAAAACTTTATCCAACATAATTACCAGCCGCAGCAGCAGCAGTACCATCATAAGAGCCAATCAGTAAACTATTATTCAATTCCGTCTTCCTCTTCCTACAAAAACCGCAAAAATGGCTATGATGCCCAAGACTATGGTCATTATCAAGTAGTGCCTTATAATTATTCGACAGTCGTCTATGATTCGCAGGCAAGCGCCATGTTCAGTGACGAAAATCCTCACGCTTGTGCTATAATGTAA